Part of the Sulfobacillus acidophilus DSM 10332 genome, TGGCGAAAGTCAGTGGCCGGTTAACCTGGGCCGGGGCCCTCTTTTTAGGGGTGGTGGCCATTTTGCCCAGCTTTGTCACGATGGGCCTCGGGGTCAATTTATATTTCGGTGGGACCTCGCTGCTAATTATTGTCGGCGTGGCGCTTGATACCTTAAAGCAAATGCAAGCCCAGATGGTGATGCAGCAATATCAGGGCTTTATGAAGTAGAGAGGCGAAACACGGTGCAGCTCGTATTTTTGGGCCCTCCGGGGTCCGGTAAAGGAACGCAGGCCAAATTTATCGCCGAGCATTTTCAGGTACCCCATATTTCGACCGGGGATATTTTTCGGCGCCACCTTAGTGAGGGAACCCCGCTCGGGCAATTGGCCCGGCAGTATATGGACCAGGGGGCATTGGTGCCCGACGATGTGACCGAGTCCATGGTGGCCGATCGGATTGACCAACCGGACGCCCTGGACGGGTTCGTGCTGGACGGCTTTCCGCGCAACCGGGCGCAAGCGGAGGACTTTGACGGCATGTTGCGGGAACGCCACCGTCGGCTGACGCGCGTCCTGTATTTTCAAGTGCCGGAACCGGTGTTGATCCAACGACTGACCGGGAGACGCGTTTGCCGGCAATGTGGGGCCACGTACCATGTGATATTTCAACCGCCGCGGATCCCCGGAGTCTGTGACGTGTGTGGCGGTGAGCTTATCCAACGGCGTGACGACCAGGAGGACACCGTGGTCAAACGGCTAGACGTTTATCGCGACGAGACGGCACCTTTGGTCGAATATTATGAGGAGCGGGGACTTCTGGCTCCCATTAATGCCGATCAATCGGTCGAGGCGGTGACAGGAGCCATCTTGGCGGCGATTGGGGGTCAGGTCGGTGGTTGAGCTGAAAAGCGTGCGCGACCGGGAGAAAATGCGCCGGGCTGGCCGTGTGGTGGCAGAGGTTTTGCAACTACTACGCGATGCGGTCCGTCCCGGTCTCACGACGCGAGAGCTTGACGTGATCGCCGACCGCGAGATTCGTCGTCGAGGAGGGATCCCCGTATTTAAGGGCTATCACGGCTATCCGGCCAGTGTCTGTGTGTCGGTTAACGAAGAGGTGGTCCACGGCATCCCGGGAAGCCGGGTGATTCGAAACGGGGATCTGGTGAGCATTGATCTCGGCGCCACGGTAGACGGGTTTGTCGGGGATGCCGCGCTAAGCGTCTTCGCGGGCCATCCGCCCGACGAACGGGCGGTCGAGTTATTGCGGGTCACCGAAGAAGCCTTATACCGCGGGATCGACGCCGCGAAGCCGGGCAATCGGCTCGGGGATATCGGGTATGCCGTCCAACAGCACGTGGAATCCCATGGCTTTTCCGTTGTGCGGGACTTCGTCGGCCACGGCATTGGGCGCCAAATGCACGAAGATCCGCAAGTGCCCAATTACGGTCACCCCGGGCGAGGCATGTTGTTAAAGCCAGGCCTCGCTATCGCCATCGAACCGATGGTGAATATGGGGCATTGGGCGGTGGAGGTACTGGAGGACGGATGGACGGCTGTCACCCGGGATAAGAGCCTTTCGGCCCATTTCGAGCATACCATCTTTATTGGGGAAGACGGTCCGGAAATCCTTACTGCAATTTCTTGAGAAATCGGGTAAAATGGATCGGATACCGCTGAGGGATAACCCAGGAATTTTTTGGGGATGATGAGATATGCAGGAAATGGCGCCGAAGGGGGGAGATTATGGCCAAAGAAGATGCAATCGAAGTGGAAGGCACCGTCATCGAGCCGTTGCCGAATGCGATGTTCCGGGTGGAATTATCCAACGGTCATAAAGTGTTGGCGCACGTGTCAGGAAAGATTCGCATGCATTTTATTAAAATCTTGCCTGGAGACCGGGTGACGGTGCAACTGTCTCCGTACGACTTGATGCGCGGTCGCATCACCTACCGCTACAAGTAAGACCGGATAGAGAGGAGGAGGCCGCATGAAGGTACGGGCGTCCGTGAAGCCGATCTGCGAGAAGTGCAAGGTGATAAAACGCCACGGACGGGTCATGGTGATTTGCGAAAACCCGAAACACAAGCAGGCACAAGGTTAAGGAGGAGAAGGATTCGTGGCCCGTATTGCAGGGATTGACTTACCGCGGGACAAGCGCATCGAAGCCGCCCTGCCGTACATTTACGGCATTGGTTGGTCTGCGTCCCGTAAAATCCTGGCCGAGAGTCAGGTTGACCCCGATATTCGCGTGCGCGATTTGACGGAAGAACAGATTAGCCGGATTCGGGAGATTATCGACCGCAATTGGCGGGTCGAGGGGGATTTGCGCCGTGAGGTGCAAATGAACATCAAGCGTCTGATGGACATCGGGTCGTACCGAGGAATCCGGCATCGCCGAGGATTACCGGTGCGCGGTCAACGGACCAAGACGAATGCCCGCACACGGAAAGGCCCGCGCCGGACCGTCGGGGCGAAAAAGAAAAAATAACCGTTAAGGCTGGAATACTGGGGAGGAGTTTACGCTAGATGCCAACAGCGCGTCGCACTACGCGAGCCAAGCGCCGCGACCGTCGTCATGTCGACCGGGGCACGGCTCACATTCGGTCTACGTTTAACAATACGATTGTGACCATTACGGATCCTCAAGGCAACACGTTATCCTGGGCATCGGCGGGGCAAGTCGGCTTTAAGGGGTCCCGTAAAAGCACGCCCTTTGCGGCCCAATTGGCGGCCGAAACGGCTGCTAAAGCCGCTATGGAGTACGGCCTGAAGGAAGTTGAAGTGTTGGTGAAAGGCCCGGGCGCCGGGCGGGAGGCCGCCATTCGTTCATTGCAGGCGGCGGGCTTGGAGGTCAGCCTGATTAAAGACGTGACCCCCATTCCGCATAACGGCTGTCGGCCGCCGAAACGGCGACGGGTATAATTTGACAGAAAGGAAGGAGGCGCACACATGGCACGTTACACAGGACCGGTCTGTAAATTATGCCGGCGTGAGGGAGTCAAGCTGTATCTAAAAGGAGAAAAGTGCTTTACCGAAAAGTGTCCGGTAACTCGGCGGGCCTATCCGCCCGGTCAACATGGACAGGGGCGCCGTAAACTTTCTGAGTACGGGGTACAATTGCGTGAGAAACAGAAGGCACGCAGGACCTACGGGGTTATGGAAGGTCAGTTTGCCCGGTACTTCCAGAAAGCCGAAAAGAAAAAAGGCGTCACCGGTGAATTGTTGTTGCAATTGCTCGAGCGCCGATTGGACAACGTGGTGTACCGCATGGGATTGGCGTCCTCGCGGGCGGAAGCACGGCAATTAGTCCGGCACAATCATTTCCAAGTGAATGGACGTCGGGTCAACATTCCCTCTTTTTCGGTAAAACCGGGGGACGTGATTGAGGTCCGCGAAAACAGCCGACAGAAGCCGCGCTTTAAGATGATGGCGGAATCGCCGTCGCGGTTGGTGCCGGCGTGGCTTGAAGTAAACCCGGAGGCCTTGCGTGGCACGGTATTACGTATGCCCACCCGAGAAGAAATTGATGCGCCGGTGCAAGAGCAGTTGATTGTTGAGTACTACTCGCGTTAATGCGACGTGGGAGTCCTGGTAGAGCGGAAAGGGGGCCGAGCCCAGGTGCGGGCTGGTGGAGTGACCGAAATCGAAAAGCCGGAAATTCGGCGGGTTGACGATGGCAGTCAGCCCAATTACGGGCAATTTGTGGTGGAACCTCTTGAGCGAGGTTATGGCATCACACTTGGCAATTCGTTGAGGAGGATTCTTCTCTCATCGCTTCCCGGTACGGCCGTGACATCCGTCCGGATTGACGGTGTGCTGCATGAATTTTCGGTCATTCCGGGTGTCCTGGAAGATACCGCGGACATTATCCTCAACTTGAAACGCCTGAAGTTGAAGCTGTGGTCGGATGAACCGAAAACGGTCCGGATCGATAAGCAAGGTCCGGGAGAAGTGACCGCCGGCGACATCCTGGCGGATGCCGATGTCGATATCTTGGATCCCTCGCAACACATTGCGTTCGTGGACGAGGGCGGGCGCCTGACTATGGAAATGACGGTCGAACGCGGCAAAGGCTATGTGCCGGCCGACAAGAACAAACGGGCGGATCAAGCCATTGGGGTGATTCCCGTAGACTCTATCTTCAGCCCGGTCGAGAAAGCGAACTGGCGGGTCGAGGATACCCGGGTAGGCCAAATTACCGACTATGACCGACTTACGCTGGAGGTCTGGACCGACGGGTCTTTGACACCCGAAGAGGCGGTGTCCATGGGATCCAAAATTTTAACCGATCACCTACGGCTCTTTATGGGGTTGACCGACGGGGTGGCCGGTGCGGAAGTCGGGCTCGAGCGGGACGAAGACAAGCGGGATCGCTTGTTGGATATGCCCATTGAGGAACTGGACCTGTCGGTGCGGTCGTTCAACTGTTTGAAACGCGCGGGCATTAACACGGTGGGGGAGTTAACCTCCAAAACCGATGAAGACATGATGAAGGTTCGTAACTTGGGCAAAAAGTCCTTGGAAGAAGTCAAAGAGAAGCTGGCCAGTTTAGGCTTGTCGTTGAAGCCGTCAGAAGAATAATTTAGCGCGAAATCGGGGGAAAGAAACATGCCTGGACATCATCGCACACTGGGCCGTAACGGCGGTCATCGGCGCGCCATGATGCGGAATTTGGTCACCTCCTTATTGCGGGAGGAGCGGATTGAAACGACCGTGACCCGGGCGCGCGAAGTCAATCGCGTAGCGGAACACATGATTACCTTGGGGAAACGGGGCGATCTCGCCGCACGGCGCCTGGCCTTGGCCTATATTTTGGACGAGGACGTGGTGACGAAGCTGTTTACCACCATTGCGCCGAAGTACCAAGACCGTAACGGGGGTTACACCCGGATCATGCGCACGGGATTTCGGCGGGGCGACGCCGCTCCCATGGCGATCATCGAATTGGTGTAGGAGCCACACGATTACTTGGATGCGGCACCGGGAGTCTCCGGTGCCGCTTTTGTTGGGTGGGGACCATGAATCAAGTCTTGTTCGTTGTCGCGTATGATGGGACCGACTATCATGGATTTGAGCGGCAAGTCGGCTTACCGACGATTCAAGGGATATTGGAGCAGACGTTGACCCGTCTATTGGGTCCGGGGGTCGTCGTCGGGGCCAGCCGCACGGATGCGGGCGTCCACGCCGAGGGACAAGTAGCCGTATGGCGGGGCGCATGTCCTATTCCGTTAAACCGCTGGGCCGATGTGGTAAACCGGCAATTACCGCCGGATATTCGGGTGCGCGATCCGCGGTGGGTGCCGGACGGCTGGGACCCCCGGCGTCAAGCCCGGGCGAAGCAATATGGTTATCGCATTTGGCGGGGGCCAGGCCCGGCACCGCTGGCGTGGCGGCGGTGGGTCGTCGAATGGCCCGAACCCGTCGACTGGCGCGTGTTACAGGAGGCAGCGCGGGTGGCGGAAGGTGTGCACGATTTTCGGGCGTTTCGCAATGAAGGCTCATCGGCGGTGACCACGGTGCGGCACATCTATGTCAGTCGGTGGGACGCCGAAGCGAACGGGAATATTTGGCGGTACCGCGTGACGGGTAACGGGTTTCTCTATCGCATGGTCCGGCATTTAGTCGGACAGATGTGGGCCGCGGCCCGACAAGGAGACTTGGAGACGATGCGGGCGGCATTGGACCGAGCCGTTAAGGTGACGGAGGTGGCGCCGGCGAAAGGACTCGTGTTGGAGACAATATGGTTTGATGAGTTTTCATCGGCAAGGGGGTACTAACATGTTTCGGGAGGTTGTCATCGGACTCGGTAACAATCCCTTGGTGGAAAATGTGGTCAAACGGTATGGTATGCAAATGGGCGCCAGCCGATTTGTGGCCGGTCGGACGTTACCGGATGCCGTCCGGGTGATTCAAGACATCAACCGCCAAGGCGTCATGGTGACGCTGGATCATTTGGGCGAATCGGTGAAAAACCGGACGGAAGCGGTCCAGGCCAAAGAGAGTTATTTGGCGATGCTTGATGTGATTAAGCAAAAAGAGTTAAACGCCAATGTGTCGTTGAAATTGACGATGATGGGTTTGGCGCTGGATGAAGATCTCGCCCGCCGCCATCTGGCGGAAATCGTGCAAAAAGCGGCGGAGACGGATAACTTTGTGCGCATTGACATGGAAGACAGCCCCTATACCGAAGTGACCCTACGATTATACGAAGAAATGTGGGACGCGTATGCGCCGCACGTGGGGGTGGTCTTGCAAGCCTATTTATATCGTACGTTGGATGATTTAAAGCGGCTCTCCACCCCCCCACGCAATTTCCGGATCGTCAAAGGCGCTTATATGGAGCCGGTGGCTGTGGCATTCCCGAATAAGGCGGATGTCGACGAAAATTACTATCGCCTGGTTACGACCTCGTTAGAGTTAGGCAATTACACTGCTATCGCGACCCATGACGAGGCTCTTATCGGCCGGATTCTCCAATTTATCCACAATGCGGCCATTCCGCGGGATCAGTTCGAGTTCCAAATGCTCTACGGCGTGAAATTTTCCGTATTAAAAAGTCTAGCGCGGGAAGGCTATCGGACTCGGGTTTATGTTCCCTATGGGGAAGACTGGTACGCCTATTATGTGCGCCGCATTGCCGAACGGCCGGCGAACTTATTGTTTTTTATGCGGGCTTTGGCCGATCGCCGCTAAAAGCTCTTGCATCCTAACAGTTAGTTGTATAAACTATTATCGAGGTGAAGCTCATGGCCGGGCGGGACGAGTTAATCGACCGATTGGATTCCATCTTTTCGCGCATTGGGCGCTTGGCTCGACGCAAAATGCCCGATGATACCCTAACCTTTGGCCAGTTTGCGGTGTTACAGCTCCTGTTTCAGCGCGGACGGTTGGCGATGGGGACGATTGCCGAGCATTTGGGGATATCGTTGGCTGGTGCGACCGGTATCATCGACCGATTGGTACATGCAGGCGTTGTGGAGCGGACACGGTCACAGGAGGATCGGCGCGTTGTTTGGGTTCAGCTAAGCGCCCAAGGATTGGAGCGGATGCAGCGTATGCAACAAGAACGCCATCACTCCATGTTGTCCTTGTTGGAACCCTTAAGCGAAGAGCAATTGGAAACGTTGGTCAATCTACTCGAAACCATCGCCCGAGGCCAAGAACGCCAAATGAACACGGAGGATTCTCGGTGATGTTTTGGCTTATCGGCTTACTCGAGGCGGTTGCGGCCGGCACTCTTGCCGCCGTCATCTGGCAGGCCGGAGGCGGTAATGATCAACCGATGGCGCTGGGGATGGCGCTCGTTGGGATGATTGCGTTGGTCGCAACGGTCGTCCTGGGTCGTTCCTCGTCTGCGGCGCCGGATTCTCCGTCCGAGACCGTACCGGCCGTCACCGACGAGCCGACGGATGCGGTGGTCGAACGGGTGGTTCCGCTCGCACCGACCGAGGCCGTATCCCATTATTTGCCGGATGCGGTCCGAGCAATGCATCGTGAGGTCGAACGGGCCCGTTGGCAATATAAATTGCAAGACGTCAACGCCAAGTTGGCCTTATTGGAGCAAGCCATGCGGGACGACGATCGACGTCACCAGCGACGGCGGTTTGAACTCTTGCTTTTGCGAGAAGGGCTGACGGCCTGGTTGGACGGCAAGCCCGCCCGGTGGCACGATTTCACGGCCGTCGAGGCCGGTGATACCGCGGAATTGCAGGATCGGCTGCATGATTTGGCCGATCAGGAAGCGTGGCTCTTAAACGAAGTCAAACAATGGACCGAAACCGCGGCATCGAATACGCCGTCCCTCGCGGACAGCTTAAGTGAGCGGGTCCGTTATCAGCGGCTCACGGAGTTGGAGGACCAACTGGAAGATTTAGAGCTCTTAAAGTTGGGCTATCGCGCGGTCCTGGGCGGGCAGGACTAAAACCCAATCCGAACGGGGGATTTTTTTGCCCAAATGATTCACATATCGAAGTGTTTTGGTGACGGAATATTAGGAGGCGAAACGTTGTGCCGCGCTGGCTTTTTCCCTTGGTGGTGATCTTGGGACTGATATCCGTGGGGGGAACCTTCGGGTGGTATACGGTGAACAACATGCGGTATGTAACCACCACCTACGCCAGTGTCACGGCGCCGACACGGTGGGTCACGGCGCCCGAGGCCGGACAAATTACCGCCGACGATGTGACGGTCGGCCAATCGGTGAGTACGGGTGAAACCCTGTTAACCGAAACGTTGGCCAATGGGACGACGTTGACCGTAACCGCCCCGGCGAACGGGGTGGTTGCCACGTTGAATGCGCCCCAGGGTCAATGGGTGGCGTCCGGCACCCCTCTGTTGGCCGTCGTCAATCCCTCGCAATATCAGGTGACCGCGAACATTCCCGAAACGCAAATGGCCAATGTCTGGGTCGGACAAACGGCGGTGATTCGGTTATCGGCGTATCCCGGCACCAGTTTTAGCGGGCAGGTCGTGCGCATCGGCACGGAAACGTTGAGTGTCAATCCGGCCGTTTTGAGTGCGAGCACGACATTTTCCAAACAGGTGCAATGGGTGCCGGTGACGCTCACGATTAATGCCCCGAACACGGCCCTCTGGCCGGGAGAAAATGCCACCGTGAAAATCCGCCGTTGACGATTCAAAGAAAGGAGGGCGACTATGGCCACCAATCCAGGTCAACCCCGGGTTGCTTGGGGGATCACCTTATTTGTGTTGATTGTCGGGGCATTTATGTCGATCTTGGATACCTCGATTGTCAACATCGCCATTCCCAAATTGGAAAGTGTTTTTTCGGTGACAACCGACCAAGTGCAGTGGGTTGTGACCATTTATCTCCTCGCCCTGGGGGTGGTCGTTCCCGCCTCCAGCTATTTGGGAGACCGCTTCGGGTACCACCGTATTTACATCTTTTCTCTGGTGTTGTTCACGATCGGGTCGGCATTGTCCGGCTTGTCGTGGAACTTGACCGCGCTGATCGTCTTCCGGGTCATTCAGGCGATCGGCGGGGGTTTGATCATGCCGGTGACGATGGCCATGATTTACCGCATCGTGCCCCGCGATCGCATTGGAACGGCGATGGGTTTTTGGGGCTTGGCGTTGATTGTGGCCCCCGCTATCGGGCCGACATTAGGCGGCTATTTAGTGGAATATGTCAATTGGCGCTACATTTTTTACGTCAACGTGCCGATTGGCATTATCGGAGTGCTTTTGGCGTTGCGGTATGTTCCGCCCTTTCCGGTTATTCACCGGGGGGACTTCGACTTGCCCGGCTTTTTGATGGTGGCCGCCGGATTATTCGGGTTATTGCTGGTGTTTTCGGAAGGGCAAAGTTGGGGATGGACCTCGGAAGCCAGCATCTTGGTGTTGATGGCGTCGTTGTGGGCCTTGGTTTGGTTCGTGGTATGGGAGCTCGGCCGAGCCCATCCTTTGCTGGATTTACGGGTGTTTAAATATGACTCGTTTACGGTGGCCAATTTATTGACGGTCATCATTACCATCGGCATGTACTCCGGGATTTTTTACGTGCCCTTGTTTCTCCAGACGGTGGCCGGTTTCGGGGCTTTGAAGACCGGGCTCATTATGATGCCGGCCGCGTTGGCCTCGGCGTTTATGATGCCGATTTCGGGCCGCCTGTATGACCGGATTGGGGCCCGTCCTCTGGCCTTGGTGGGGTTGAGCCTCTTGGCGATTACGACCTATTTGTTACACAACCTCACGATTAATACGCCGATTCCGACCATCATTTTATGGCTCGTGTTGCGCGGCTTCGGCATGGGAATGTCCATGATGCCCATTACGACGGGCGGCATGTCGGCGGTTCCCGGTCATGAAGTCGGATCGGCCTCGGCCGTGAACAATATTTTGCAACGCGTGGGCGGGTCTTTTGGGCTGGCCGTCATGACGGCCTTATTAACCAATCGGCAAGCCGTCCATGCGCAGGCCATGGCGGCCACTATTACCCCGACAGCCAATGGGTATGCGGTGTGGAATCAGGTCCACGCCCTATTTGCCCAGCTTGGTTTTGGCGTCGTGCCGACGACTCAACTGACCACCACCGAATTATATGGGTTGGTGCAAGAGCAAAGTTTTGTCCTGGCCATGGGGGACATTTTTGTTGTCGCCGCCTTGGTGACAGCGGTCGGGGTGTTTGTCGCCCTGTTTTTGAAAACCTATCGAACCCATAACGGCGAGCGGGCCATGAGTATGGGCGATTAGCGAGAACAAGAAATAAGGAGCGATGGCTAAGTGAAACAGGGACGGCTGATTTTGGTCAATATCTTGATTATCTTAGCGTTGGTGATTATTGGGGGTATCGTCTGGTATACGTGGAATCAAAACTATACGTATGTGTCCACCAATGACGCCCAAATTACGGCGCCGTCGGTACCGATTGTGGCGTTAGCGCCCGGAACCTTGAGTAATTTGTCGGTCAATGTGGGTCAGCACGTCAATCAGGGGCAGGTCATCGGCCAAGAAACCGTCGCCGGTGGGGCGACCGTTCCGACCAAAGGGAGCAAAACCGCGTCGACCGGCAGTACGACCGTCAACATTGTGGCTCCGGTGAGTGGCCGGATTGCGACCATCAATACCCAGGTCGGGTCGGTGATGGCCACCGGTACCCCGATTGTCACGGAAGTGAACTTAGGCCAAATTTCGGTGGTCGCCAACATCCCGGAAACCAAAATCCGAAACGTGCAAATCGGCCAAACGGCGACGATTACGGTCGATGCCCATCCGGGCGTCAGCTTTACGGGGACGGTGCAGGAAATTCAGCCCACGACCCAATCGTTCTTTTCGTTGATACCGACCACGGCAACGGCGGGAACGTTTACCAAGGTCACCCAGCGTATCCCGGTCATATTGTCGATTGATAACGCGGGATATACGTTACTGCCGGGCGAAAGCGCGGAGGTGCGCATTACGGTCCACTGATCCCTATATAATGGGAGAATGGGAGAAAAACGGGGGAATCCGAATGCGGGTGCTCATTTTAGGGGGCACAGGATATGTGGGGGCGGCCATTCGGGCCGCCTATGCCCAGAAGGGTCATCAAGTGACGGTTGTGGCCCGTCACCCGGCCCGCGAGATATCCGGGGTGACAGTAGTCTCCCTGGACGTACTCACCGGCAATTTGACGGGGATCCTCTCCGGAATGGATGTCGTCGTCAACGCGATTGGCATTATTCGGGAACAACCCCAAGCCGGGATAACGTTCGAGGCGATGCATGTCACCCTGGTTGAACGGTTGCTGGAGGCCATAGCGGCTGTCGGGGTCAGCCGCCTCCTGCATATTTCCGCCCTCGGGACCCGGCCCGGGGCGGTCTCCCGCTATCACCAAACCAAATGGCGTGCCGAAGAACGTATCCGCCAGGCGAATGCCCGGTGGACGATTTTTCGGCCGTCTCTGGTATTTGGCGGCCGTGCCCCCTTTTTCGAGCTCTTGGCGCAGCTGACACGGCTGCCGATTGCACCCCTGCCGGGCAGTGGCCAAACGCTTTTTCAACCGGTTTATCGCCACGATATCGCCCGCTTTTTGGTGAGCGTGACAGAGGACGATACGACGGTGGGGCAAACCTATGAGTTGGGGGGACCGAAGCGATATACGCTCACAGAACTCTATGATGCGGTGGCACGAAAAGCCCGCCGTCATCCGACGGCCAAATTCTCGATCCCGTTATCCGTAATGGGGGTCGTCGCATCGCTCAGTCGGTGGATCCCGGTGCCGATTACGCCCGATCAGCTGACGATGCTGATGGAGCCCAATATTACGGACGACCG contains:
- a CDS encoding DNA-directed RNA polymerase subunit alpha (PFAM: RNA polymerase Rpb3/Rpb11 dimerisation domain; RNA polymerase Rpb3/RpoA insert domain; Bacterial RNA polymerase, alpha chain C terminal domain~TIGRFAM: DNA-directed RNA polymerase, alpha subunit, bacterial and chloroplast-type~COGs: COG0202 DNA-directed RNA polymerase alpha subunit/40 kD subunit~HAMAP: DNA-directed RNA polymerase, alpha subunit~InterProIPR011773:IPR011261:IPR011262:IPR011260:IPR 011263~KEGG: mta:Moth_2431 DNA-directed RNA polymerase subunit alpha~PFAM: DNA-directed RNA polymerase, insert; DNA-directed RNA polymerase, dimerisation; RNA polymerase, alpha subunit, C-terminal~SMART: DNA-directed RNA polymerase, RpoA/D/Rpb3-type~SPTR: DNA-directed RNA polymerase subunit alpha;~TIGRFAM: DNA-directed RNA polymerase, alpha subunit); this translates as MRAGGVTEIEKPEIRRVDDGSQPNYGQFVVEPLERGYGITLGNSLRRILLSSLPGTAVTSVRIDGVLHEFSVIPGVLEDTADIILNLKRLKLKLWSDEPKTVRIDKQGPGEVTAGDILADADVDILDPSQHIAFVDEGGRLTMEMTVERGKGYVPADKNKRADQAIGVIPVDSIFSPVEKANWRVEDTRVGQITDYDRLTLEVWTDGSLTPEEAVSMGSKILTDHLRLFMGLTDGVAGAEVGLERDEDKRDRLLDMPIEELDLSVRSFNCLKRAGINTVGELTSKTDEDMMKVRNLGKKSLEEVKEKLASLGLSLKPSEE
- a CDS encoding biotin/lipoyl attachment domain-containing protein (PFAM: HlyD family secretion protein~COGs: COG1566 Multidrug resistance efflux pump~InterPro IPR000089~KEGG: aac:Aaci_2429 multidrug resistance efflux pump-like protein~PFAM: Biotin/lipoyl attachment~SPTR: Multidrug resistance efflux pump-like protein); the encoded protein is MPRWLFPLVVILGLISVGGTFGWYTVNNMRYVTTTYASVTAPTRWVTAPEAGQITADDVTVGQSVSTGETLLTETLANGTTLTVTAPANGVVATLNAPQGQWVASGTPLLAVVNPSQYQVTANIPETQMANVWVGQTAVIRLSAYPGTSFSGQVVRIGTETLSVNPAVLSASTTFSKQVQWVPVTLTINAPNTALWPGENATVKIRR
- a CDS encoding L-proline dehydrogenase (PFAM: Proline dehydrogenase~COGs: COG0506 Proline dehydrogenase~InterPro IPR002872~KEGG: tmr:Tmar_0589 L-proline dehydrogenase~PFAM: Proline dehydrogenase~PRIAM: Proline dehydrogenase~SPTR: L-proline dehydrogenase): MFREVVIGLGNNPLVENVVKRYGMQMGASRFVAGRTLPDAVRVIQDINRQGVMVTLDHLGESVKNRTEAVQAKESYLAMLDVIKQKELNANVSLKLTMMGLALDEDLARRHLAEIVQKAAETDNFVRIDMEDSPYTEVTLRLYEEMWDAYAPHVGVVLQAYLYRTLDDLKRLSTPPRNFRIVKGAYMEPVAVAFPNKADVDENYYRLVTTSLELGNYTAIATHDEALIGRILQFIHNAAIPRDQFEFQMLYGVKFSVLKSLAREGYRTRVYVPYGEDWYAYYVRRIAERPANLLFFMRALADRR
- a CDS encoding LSU ribosomal protein L17P (PFAM: Ribosomal protein L17~TIGRFAM: ribosomal protein L17~COGs: COG0203 Ribosomal protein L17~HAMAP: 50S ribosomal protein L17~InterPro IPR000456~KEGG: dhd:Dhaf_0451 50S ribosomal protein L17~PFAM: Ribosomal protein L17~SPTR: 50S ribosomal protein L17;~TIGRFAM: Ribosomal protein L17), whose product is MPGHHRTLGRNGGHRRAMMRNLVTSLLREERIETTVTRAREVNRVAEHMITLGKRGDLAARRLALAYILDEDVVTKLFTTIAPKYQDRNGGYTRIMRTGFRRGDAAPMAIIELV
- a CDS encoding regulatory protein MarR (PFAM: MarR family~InterPro IPR000835~KEGG: afl:Aflv_2326 MarR family transcriptional regulator~PFAM: HTH transcriptional regulator, MarR~SMART: HTH transcriptional regulator, MarR~SPTR: Transcriptional regulator, MarR family); protein product: MAGRDELIDRLDSIFSRIGRLARRKMPDDTLTFGQFAVLQLLFQRGRLAMGTIAEHLGISLAGATGIIDRLVHAGVVERTRSQEDRRVVWVQLSAQGLERMQRMQQERHHSMLSLLEPLSEEQLETLVNLLETIARGQERQMNTEDSR
- a CDS encoding tRNA pseudouridine synthase A (PFAM: tRNA pseudouridine synthase~TIGRFAM: pseudouridylate synthase I~COGs: COG0101 Pseudouridylate synthase~HAMAP: Pseudouridine synthase I, TruA~InterPro IPR001406:IPR020097~KEGG: toc:Toce_0152 tRNA pseudouridine synthase A~PFAM: Pseudouridine synthase I, TruA, alpha/beta domain~PRIAM: tRNA-pseudouridine synthase I~SPTR: tRNA pseudouridine synthase A;~TIGRFAM: Pseudouridine synthase I, TruA); the protein is MNQVLFVVAYDGTDYHGFERQVGLPTIQGILEQTLTRLLGPGVVVGASRTDAGVHAEGQVAVWRGACPIPLNRWADVVNRQLPPDIRVRDPRWVPDGWDPRRQARAKQYGYRIWRGPGPAPLAWRRWVVEWPEPVDWRVLQEAARVAEGVHDFRAFRNEGSSAVTTVRHIYVSRWDAEANGNIWRYRVTGNGFLYRMVRHLVGQMWAAARQGDLETMRAALDRAVKVTEVAPAKGLVLETIWFDEFSSARGY